A section of the Magnetococcales bacterium genome encodes:
- a CDS encoding class I SAM-dependent methyltransferase: protein MAAVVLKPGRDKSLRRRHPWIFSGAIAEVQQAPAPGETVAIFSARKELLGWGAYSPASGIPVRVWSFDPDIQIDREFFHRRLASAIQLRRTLPGLRHTRAWRLVNAESDGLPGLVVDRYGDFLVVQISAVGPELWRTTIVDLLNDIMPNLGIWERSDLEVRRKEGLTPRTGSLAGRAPPPLVEIQEGAVRFLVDLVQGQKTGFYLDQRDNRARVGAYVAGGSVLNVFSYTGGFGLSALAAGADQVTQVDASEAALTLGRQNLVLNGYDATRVTDLPGNAFDILRRLRDQAMHFDLVVLDPPKFAETAAHLPKAARAYKDINLLGCQLLRPGGILCTFSCSGHLEFSLLRKIVADAALDAGRDARILERLGPAADHPVNLAFPEGEYLKGLICRVE, encoded by the coding sequence ATGGCTGCTGTGGTGCTGAAGCCCGGACGCGATAAATCGTTGCGACGGCGTCATCCCTGGATTTTCAGCGGAGCCATCGCCGAGGTGCAACAGGCTCCTGCCCCGGGAGAGACGGTGGCCATCTTCTCCGCCCGGAAGGAGTTGTTGGGTTGGGGTGCCTACTCTCCGGCTTCTGGAATTCCTGTCCGGGTCTGGTCTTTTGACCCTGACATCCAGATCGACCGGGAGTTTTTCCACCGGCGTTTGGCCAGTGCCATCCAATTGCGCCGGACATTGCCCGGGTTGCGCCACACCCGGGCTTGGCGGCTGGTCAATGCCGAGTCGGATGGTTTGCCCGGTTTGGTGGTGGATCGTTATGGCGATTTTCTCGTTGTGCAGATATCTGCCGTGGGTCCGGAATTGTGGCGTACAACGATTGTTGACCTTTTGAACGACATCATGCCCAATCTGGGCATCTGGGAACGTTCGGATCTGGAGGTTCGGCGCAAGGAGGGATTGACACCCAGGACCGGTTCCCTGGCCGGTCGTGCCCCGCCGCCTTTGGTGGAAATCCAGGAAGGTGCGGTACGTTTTCTGGTGGATCTGGTGCAGGGCCAAAAGACCGGGTTTTATCTGGACCAGCGCGACAACCGCGCCCGGGTCGGGGCGTATGTGGCGGGCGGTTCTGTTTTAAATGTTTTTTCATATACGGGAGGTTTTGGCTTGTCTGCCCTGGCCGCCGGGGCCGATCAGGTGACCCAGGTGGATGCCTCGGAGGCCGCCCTGACCCTTGGCCGGCAAAATCTGGTCCTGAACGGATATGATGCCACCCGGGTGACGGATCTGCCGGGCAATGCCTTTGATATTTTGCGGCGTCTTCGTGATCAGGCCATGCACTTTGACCTGGTTGTCCTGGATCCTCCCAAATTTGCCGAAACCGCCGCGCACCTGCCCAAAGCCGCCCGCGCCTACAAGGATATCAATCTCCTCGGATGCCAATTGTTGCGACCGGGTGGCATTCTTTGCACGTTTTCCTGTTCCGGACATCTGGAGTTTTCCCTGCTGCGCAAGATTGTCGCCGATGCCGCCCTGGATGCCGGTCGGGACGCCCGCATTCTGGAACGCCTGGGACCGGCTGCCGATCATCCGGTCAACCTGGCGTTCCCCGAAGGGGAGTATCTCAAGGGGTTGATCTGTCGGGTGGAATAA
- a CDS encoding cytosolic protein, producing WELYDKAGIAVADARGAVELAREEGEARGEVIGLRNGEMRNLLRLIRHRFGAVPEWVPDRLATADLKTLETWNEKILVAESLQAVFQ from the coding sequence TGGGAGTTGTACGACAAGGCCGGGATTGCCGTCGCCGATGCCAGGGGCGCGGTTGAACTGGCCCGGGAAGAGGGCGAGGCGCGTGGTGAGGTCATTGGGTTGCGGAATGGCGAGATGCGTAACCTGTTGCGTTTGATCAGGCATCGTTTCGGAGCGGTGCCGGAGTGGGTCCCAGACCGGCTGGCGACCGCCGACCTGAAGACCCTGGAAACCTGGAACGAAAAAATATTGGTAGCCGAGTCGTTGCAGGCTGTTTTTCAATAG